In a genomic window of Dyadobacter fermentans DSM 18053:
- the sucD gene encoding succinate--CoA ligase subunit alpha has product MSVLVNKNSKIIVQGFTGSEGSFHAQQMIEYGTNVVGGVTPGKGGLSHLERPVFNTVDLAVRATGADVSIIFVPPAFAADAIMEAADAGIGVIVCITEGIPTKDMMQAKEYIKGKNTRLIGPNCPGIITAEECKVGIMPGFIFKKGTIGLVSKSGTLTYEAVDQLSRAGLGQTTAIGIGGDPIIGTTTKEAVELLMNDDETEAIVMIGEIGGSMEADAAAYIKSTGNKKPVVGFIAGQTAPKGRRMGHAGAIIGGADDTAEAKIRIMKESGIFVAESPALIGETMLLALGKK; this is encoded by the coding sequence ATGAGCGTTTTAGTTAATAAAAACTCCAAGATTATAGTTCAGGGATTTACCGGTTCGGAGGGCTCTTTCCACGCCCAGCAAATGATTGAATACGGTACGAATGTCGTAGGTGGTGTTACGCCTGGCAAAGGTGGGCTTTCTCATTTGGAAAGACCTGTTTTTAATACAGTTGACCTTGCCGTACGCGCTACCGGTGCAGACGTTTCGATCATTTTTGTTCCACCGGCTTTCGCTGCCGACGCGATCATGGAAGCTGCTGATGCTGGTATCGGCGTGATCGTTTGTATCACCGAAGGTATTCCTACCAAGGATATGATGCAGGCAAAAGAATATATCAAAGGCAAAAACACGCGCCTGATCGGCCCCAACTGCCCTGGTATCATCACTGCGGAAGAATGTAAGGTAGGTATCATGCCGGGCTTTATCTTCAAAAAAGGAACGATCGGTCTGGTTTCGAAATCCGGAACGCTTACTTACGAAGCGGTAGATCAGCTTTCACGCGCCGGACTGGGCCAGACAACGGCCATCGGTATCGGCGGTGACCCTATCATCGGTACTACTACCAAAGAAGCCGTTGAGCTTTTGATGAATGACGACGAAACCGAGGCGATCGTGATGATCGGCGAGATCGGCGGAAGCATGGAAGCAGACGCTGCTGCATACATTAAATCTACCGGCAACAAAAAACCGGTTGTAGGCTTCATCGCCGGCCAAACTGCTCCGAAAGGACGTCGTATGGGCCACGCGGGTGCGATCATCGGCGGCGCCGACGATACTGCCGAAGCGAAAATCCGCATCATGAAGGAATCCGGCATTTTCGTGGCCGAATCACCTGCATTGATCGGTGAAACGATGCTGCTCGCACTGGGTAAGAAATAA
- the porM gene encoding type IX secretion system motor protein PorM/GldM, whose amino-acid sequence MMYLVLTAMLALQVSSAIIEKFILLNNSLELSSGAANKINQETVLKIKAAVEKSGNRAADVAVIKEAEQVRKVTSDINNQLNALKQEIITRAGGGFNEEGAIKNPEEETKVGEMMIGVGKRGKAYELQKTLNGYVAELNKVSPNKFAGLALDGREDPVAKGNKDQRNKDFAELNFESTPVAAALAVLSQKQTDVRRMEGEVLNYLASKVGAADIKFDRVLAMVSADAKTVVAGTKFKGQMFIAASASGITPRMSLNGSPVKVENGVGVIEFTAQGGGYNAEGLAKRELRGQITIPTPSGKDTTYTMTQEYFVVKPSYQIETGTLPPLYLGCANKLSIQSPALGALWAPSFSTDGGEIINSGQKGKFTIVPSKSSLNITVSNAGNVLGSEPFKVNRVPKPSLEVRVNGAPFDERRGAPASGARSIQIIAVPDESFKNFSPEDAKFRVSQVEISLARNNRRIGGVTLNGGGGSISSLAQQAQPGDRYVISILKVERQNFKGAVSDVEMGNQIRQVTLY is encoded by the coding sequence ATGATGTATCTGGTGCTCACGGCGATGCTCGCATTGCAGGTAAGCTCAGCTATCATCGAGAAATTCATCCTACTGAACAATTCTTTGGAATTATCCTCCGGAGCAGCTAACAAAATCAATCAGGAAACGGTACTTAAAATCAAGGCAGCGGTTGAAAAGTCCGGAAACCGGGCTGCGGACGTGGCTGTCATCAAAGAAGCCGAACAGGTTCGCAAGGTTACATCAGACATTAATAACCAGCTCAATGCACTGAAACAGGAGATCATCACCAGAGCCGGCGGCGGTTTCAACGAAGAGGGTGCGATCAAAAATCCTGAAGAAGAAACCAAAGTAGGTGAAATGATGATCGGCGTAGGCAAAAGAGGTAAAGCTTACGAGCTCCAAAAAACCCTGAACGGCTACGTGGCGGAACTGAATAAGGTTTCCCCTAACAAATTCGCCGGCCTCGCACTGGACGGCCGCGAAGATCCGGTTGCAAAAGGTAACAAAGACCAACGCAATAAAGACTTCGCCGAGCTGAACTTCGAATCGACTCCCGTTGCAGCGGCATTGGCCGTATTGAGCCAGAAACAAACCGACGTTCGTCGTATGGAAGGCGAAGTGCTGAACTACCTCGCGAGCAAAGTAGGTGCTGCGGACATCAAGTTCGACCGCGTGTTGGCGATGGTAAGTGCAGATGCCAAAACAGTGGTAGCAGGTACCAAATTCAAAGGACAAATGTTCATCGCGGCTTCGGCGTCGGGTATCACTCCCCGCATGAGCCTGAACGGTTCTCCTGTGAAAGTTGAAAACGGTGTCGGTGTAATCGAGTTTACTGCACAAGGTGGCGGATATAATGCAGAAGGTCTGGCAAAAAGAGAGCTTCGCGGACAGATCACCATCCCTACCCCATCCGGCAAAGACACTACTTACACGATGACGCAGGAATACTTCGTCGTGAAGCCTTCTTACCAGATCGAGACAGGAACATTGCCTCCATTGTACCTGGGTTGCGCTAATAAGCTGAGCATCCAGAGCCCTGCATTGGGTGCGCTTTGGGCACCTAGCTTCTCGACGGACGGTGGCGAAATTATCAACAGCGGACAAAAAGGTAAATTTACCATTGTACCAAGCAAATCCAGCCTGAACATTACCGTAAGCAATGCGGGTAACGTGCTGGGTTCGGAGCCATTTAAAGTAAACCGCGTTCCGAAACCATCGCTGGAAGTGCGCGTGAACGGTGCTCCGTTCGACGAGCGCAGAGGCGCGCCTGCATCCGGAGCCAGAAGCATTCAGATTATCGCCGTGCCTGACGAGAGTTTCAAAAACTTCTCGCCTGAGGACGCTAAGTTCCGCGTGTCGCAGGTTGAAATTTCACTTGCACGTAACAACAGACGCATCGGTGGTGTTACATTGAATGGCGGAGGCGGATCTATCTCGTCTCTGGCACAGCAAGCACAGCCTGGTGACCGCTATGTAATTTCGATCCTGAAAGTAGAACGCCAGAACTTCAAGGGTGCTGTGAGCGACGTTGAAATGGGTAACCAAATCAGACAAGTTACGCTATACTAA
- a CDS encoding DUF6962 family protein encodes MNIFLNPHIFSNLVLTITSLFVFLRYFRQQPVLIRWLWGIFFGSIALAAFTDFLFYAGVEGLGLVKEVVMAGEMTLGAMCLVTASWCLIMRYDSGRFLFFSTVGLGALLLYCITWFRVEYVGLIIKAFCILVTLLISCVGLANRQKSALWTLFSMMLLALSTKSGKLPLPMDPVDINHYMMVLSVICVGRAVRDQYKILF; translated from the coding sequence ATGAACATATTTCTGAATCCGCATATATTTTCTAACCTCGTTCTAACGATCACCAGTTTATTTGTCTTCCTCCGGTATTTCAGGCAGCAGCCGGTTTTGATCCGCTGGCTCTGGGGGATTTTCTTCGGCAGCATTGCGCTGGCTGCATTCACCGATTTCCTGTTTTATGCCGGTGTGGAAGGGCTAGGGCTGGTGAAGGAGGTGGTGATGGCTGGGGAGATGACGCTCGGTGCAATGTGCCTGGTAACCGCCTCCTGGTGTCTGATCATGCGCTACGACAGCGGCAGGTTCCTGTTCTTCTCGACCGTGGGGCTGGGGGCATTGCTGCTCTATTGCATTACCTGGTTCCGGGTGGAATATGTGGGGCTGATCATTAAGGCATTTTGTATTCTGGTAACATTGCTCATCTCCTGCGTGGGCCTTGCCAACCGCCAGAAGAGCGCATTATGGACGCTTTTTTCGATGATGCTGCTGGCGCTTTCGACCAAGTCGGGCAAGCTGCCGCTGCCGATGGACCCGGTGGATATCAATCACTATATGATGGTGTTATCCGTGATTTGCGTGGGCCGCGCGGTGCGGGACCAGTACAAGATCCTCTTTTAA
- the porK gene encoding type IX secretion system lipoprotein PorK/GldK, protein MNVKVFYRDGVKSLLLVAAIMLLQSCGFLKSKFGKGGKEESGIQNGEITATARKGFKQTTPAGMVVIPSGSFVMGQADEDIASSMNNMNRRVTISSFFMDDTEITNNEYRQFVNALLVDSVSVLGEEEIMAKYYPDTTVWKKDFAYSNGDPFVEYYYQHPGFDTYPVVGVSWVAATYFSKWRTNLLHDFQNKEGQFNSTGFRLPTEAEWEWAARGGRAVAKYPWGNPYTMNAKGCFLANFKPQRGNYDADGYPYTGPANAYNPNDFGLYNMAGNVAEWTSDAYTDNATAIVWDMNPQYNDPNEPRKVVKGGSWKDIAYYLQTGTRTYEFETETRAFIGFRCVMDNVNDRGGARARR, encoded by the coding sequence ATGAATGTGAAAGTGTTCTATCGGGATGGAGTCAAAAGCCTGCTTCTGGTAGCCGCAATAATGCTCTTGCAAAGCTGCGGTTTTCTCAAAAGCAAGTTTGGCAAGGGAGGAAAAGAAGAAAGCGGTATTCAAAACGGTGAAATCACTGCTACTGCCCGTAAGGGATTTAAGCAGACCACTCCGGCAGGGATGGTTGTGATCCCCTCAGGTTCTTTTGTGATGGGCCAGGCTGACGAAGACATCGCTTCCTCCATGAACAACATGAACCGCCGCGTGACGATCAGCTCATTCTTCATGGATGATACTGAGATCACCAACAACGAATATCGTCAGTTCGTGAACGCGCTGCTGGTTGACTCCGTATCCGTACTCGGTGAGGAAGAAATCATGGCCAAGTACTATCCCGATACTACCGTTTGGAAAAAAGACTTTGCTTATTCCAATGGCGATCCATTCGTAGAATACTATTATCAGCACCCTGGCTTTGATACCTACCCTGTGGTGGGCGTGAGCTGGGTAGCCGCTACCTACTTCTCAAAATGGCGCACGAACCTGCTCCACGACTTCCAGAACAAAGAAGGTCAGTTCAACTCAACAGGGTTCCGTCTGCCGACAGAAGCTGAATGGGAATGGGCTGCAAGAGGCGGACGTGCCGTTGCGAAATATCCCTGGGGTAACCCTTACACCATGAATGCAAAGGGCTGCTTCCTGGCGAACTTCAAACCGCAGCGCGGTAATTACGATGCCGATGGCTATCCTTACACAGGCCCGGCAAACGCCTACAATCCTAACGACTTCGGCTTGTACAACATGGCCGGAAACGTAGCAGAATGGACTTCCGACGCTTATACCGATAATGCAACGGCGATCGTGTGGGATATGAACCCGCAATACAACGACCCGAACGAACCACGCAAAGTAGTAAAAGGCGGATCGTGGAAAGATATCGCTTACTACCTGCAAACCGGTACCCGGACCTACGAATTCGAAACAGAAACCCGCGCATTCATCGGCTTCCGTTGCGTGATGGATAACGTCAACGACCGCGGAGGAGCTCGTGCCCGTCGTTAA
- the azu gene encoding azurin, translating to MKTTKYGVMLLASVLAFGAVTLNPVSAETSPAKEVASDVKQAKAIVIKGSDAMQFDLKEIKVKAGQKVKLTLTHSGKLAKAAMGHNWVLLKPGTDVAAFGSKAAAARETEYIPASEKASIIAHTKLVGGGESDTIEFTAPAKGTYTYVCSFPGHYALMKGSFIVE from the coding sequence ATGAAAACGACCAAGTATGGCGTAATGCTTCTGGCCTCAGTTCTGGCTTTCGGAGCAGTTACATTGAACCCTGTTTCGGCTGAAACATCTCCTGCGAAAGAGGTTGCAAGCGATGTGAAGCAAGCTAAGGCGATCGTGATCAAAGGAAGTGACGCAATGCAGTTCGACCTGAAAGAGATCAAAGTGAAGGCGGGACAAAAAGTGAAGCTGACGCTGACGCATTCAGGTAAACTTGCAAAAGCTGCTATGGGCCACAACTGGGTACTGCTGAAACCAGGCACAGACGTAGCTGCATTCGGCTCGAAAGCGGCTGCTGCCCGTGAAACAGAATACATTCCTGCATCAGAGAAAGCCAGCATCATCGCGCATACCAAACTGGTAGGCGGTGGCGAAAGCGATACGATCGAGTTCACAGCTCCTGCAAAGGGCACTTATACTTACGTTTG
- the porL gene encoding type IX secretion system motor protein PorL/GldL, giving the protein MAKSSGPNFFWDKLVPTIYSAGAAVVILGALFKIQHWEGGGPMLTAGLGTEVLIFLLYALQTLTQSVDKEPDWTRVYPELADDYSGPAISRNAAPSSNITAKLDNMLDNAKLSPDVFDSLGKGFRNLSETVGKITDLTDATVATNDYARNVKTASTAISDMNKSYGVAINAMTSMADATKDAQSYRDQFQQITKNMGALNAVYELELQDTTKHLKAMNAFYGNLTAAMENMADATKESQVFKSEMSRLTNNISSLNGIYGNMLTAMRGGNA; this is encoded by the coding sequence ATGGCTAAGAGTAGCGGACCTAATTTTTTTTGGGATAAACTAGTACCAACAATATACAGTGCGGGTGCTGCCGTCGTAATTTTAGGAGCTCTATTTAAAATCCAGCACTGGGAAGGAGGCGGCCCGATGCTTACAGCAGGTTTGGGAACCGAGGTTCTCATCTTCTTGCTCTATGCATTGCAAACACTCACGCAATCTGTTGACAAGGAACCAGACTGGACTCGCGTTTACCCTGAGCTTGCAGACGATTATTCAGGCCCTGCAATTTCAAGAAACGCCGCTCCAAGCAGCAATATCACTGCCAAGCTCGATAACATGCTCGACAACGCGAAGTTGTCTCCCGACGTCTTTGACAGCCTGGGCAAAGGTTTCAGAAACCTGTCTGAAACTGTGGGCAAAATCACCGACCTTACCGACGCGACCGTTGCTACCAACGATTACGCAAGAAACGTAAAAACTGCTTCAACCGCGATCAGCGACATGAACAAGTCTTACGGCGTAGCGATCAACGCGATGACTTCGATGGCCGATGCTACCAAAGATGCACAGTCGTACCGCGACCAGTTCCAGCAGATCACCAAAAACATGGGTGCATTGAATGCAGTGTACGAACTGGAATTGCAGGACACTACCAAACACCTGAAAGCCATGAACGCTTTCTACGGCAACCTTACCGCCGCGATGGAAAACATGGCCGATGCCACGAAGGAATCACAAGTATTCAAGAGCGAAATGTCGAGATTGACCAACAATATCTCTTCATTGAACGGCATCTACGGAAACATGCTGACTGCCATGCGCGGCGGCAATGCGTAA
- a CDS encoding PorP/SprF family type IX secretion system membrane protein translates to MTLTFTTRSTRHIRLFALMLFMPLCAIAQKDAQFSLFSLNQLYLNPAAAGSDGFTKFQLTHRTQYAGYQGTNVDEGGALSTQMFSFSMPIKNFGIGFYALNDKSGPRTDQDFKLSAAYHIPLGGGKLGVGVSAGLFRQAIDYGKLRARDPDDPLIQTGTIAEINPDFSVGARYENETFYAGLSLNHFLKPKYQLGSETGTNPLPRTLYFNAGVNLELGYLLDIQPIVLVKSDISTVSVEGGATVTYNKRYWIGGTYRQQDTYFIIMGGIYLLADQSLRLSGAYDMVVGGNKAKSPSSFEVMLSYALPSPKLGKKAPIRTPRFRF, encoded by the coding sequence ATGACTTTGACCTTTACCACTCGAAGTACCAGACATATCCGGCTCTTTGCATTAATGCTATTCATGCCGCTCTGCGCCATTGCCCAGAAGGACGCGCAGTTCAGCTTATTCTCGCTCAACCAGCTTTATCTGAACCCAGCCGCAGCCGGCTCCGACGGTTTCACGAAATTCCAGCTCACGCACCGGACGCAATATGCAGGTTACCAGGGCACTAATGTCGACGAGGGCGGTGCGCTTTCCACTCAAATGTTTTCGTTCAGCATGCCTATCAAGAACTTCGGTATCGGGTTCTATGCGTTGAATGATAAAAGCGGCCCGAGAACTGACCAGGATTTTAAACTTTCGGCTGCCTATCACATTCCGCTGGGCGGCGGCAAACTGGGCGTAGGTGTGAGCGCGGGACTGTTCCGCCAGGCCATCGACTACGGCAAACTCCGCGCCCGCGACCCGGACGATCCTTTGATCCAAACCGGTACAATTGCTGAAATCAATCCGGATTTTTCCGTCGGCGCACGTTATGAAAACGAGACATTCTACGCAGGCCTCTCGCTGAACCACTTTTTGAAACCCAAATACCAGCTCGGCTCCGAAACAGGCACCAACCCACTTCCGCGGACGCTGTATTTCAATGCGGGTGTAAACCTCGAACTGGGCTACCTGCTGGACATTCAGCCGATTGTACTCGTAAAATCGGATATCAGCACGGTGTCGGTCGAAGGTGGTGCAACTGTAACTTACAACAAACGCTACTGGATCGGGGGGACCTACCGGCAGCAGGATACCTACTTCATCATCATGGGCGGCATTTATCTGCTCGCCGATCAGTCGCTGCGGCTCTCGGGGGCATACGACATGGTTGTGGGCGGCAACAAAGCCAAATCGCCTTCTTCCTTCGAAGTAATGCTTTCATATGCGCTGCCTTCGCCGAAATTGGGCAAAAAGGCGCCTATCCGCACGCCAAGGTTCCGTTTTTAA
- the porN gene encoding type IX secretion system ring protein PorN/GldN, whose protein sequence is MYDMRRMNGKTIAWSLLSLSLASTATFAQEKEDSTANQFSSRPISDGDVMMKRTLWRRVDLKEKQNISMFSKNNEITRYLLDAAKAGLIDAYVNDSCATKITGEELHKRILIPNQTAGLSAEEIAAGFGEPAKADGWDAKAKTDPSKQAANADDGWGNTAKKDTKKEEVVEDDGWGPPKKKSSKKGAKTEVAKEEPKVEEPKPDSTSFETQQFAATEEEYFPEQLSILEVKEDWVFDKKRSRLYNDIQTLTIVLPAEQTATGLELPVASFRWKDVERLFRSDPKKYIWYNTHNTAQNKNLADAFDLRLFYGRITKFSNANDKAFLDIYNGEKEALIKSLNYEQELMELEHGLWEY, encoded by the coding sequence ATGTATGATATGAGAAGAATGAACGGAAAAACGATTGCATGGTCTTTGCTGTCGCTGTCTCTTGCAAGTACTGCCACATTTGCGCAGGAAAAAGAGGATTCGACTGCGAATCAGTTCTCATCACGCCCCATCTCCGACGGTGACGTGATGATGAAAAGAACGCTCTGGAGACGGGTCGATTTGAAAGAAAAGCAGAACATTTCCATGTTCTCTAAAAACAATGAGATCACACGCTACTTGTTGGATGCGGCGAAAGCAGGACTGATCGACGCCTATGTAAACGATTCCTGCGCAACCAAAATCACTGGTGAAGAACTTCATAAACGCATCCTGATCCCTAACCAAACCGCGGGACTCTCTGCCGAGGAAATAGCGGCGGGTTTCGGAGAACCGGCGAAAGCGGACGGCTGGGATGCGAAAGCCAAAACTGATCCGAGCAAGCAGGCTGCTAATGCAGATGACGGATGGGGCAACACGGCTAAAAAGGATACCAAGAAAGAAGAAGTGGTAGAAGATGACGGATGGGGACCTCCCAAAAAGAAATCTTCGAAAAAAGGTGCTAAAACCGAGGTTGCCAAAGAAGAACCAAAAGTGGAAGAGCCTAAGCCGGACAGCACTTCTTTCGAAACACAACAATTTGCAGCAACGGAAGAAGAATATTTCCCCGAACAGCTGAGCATTCTCGAAGTGAAGGAAGACTGGGTTTTCGACAAGAAACGTTCACGTTTGTACAACGATATCCAAACGCTGACGATCGTTCTTCCCGCAGAGCAAACTGCAACAGGTCTGGAACTTCCGGTGGCCTCATTCCGCTGGAAAGACGTTGAAAGACTTTTCAGAAGCGATCCTAAAAAATACATCTGGTATAACACCCATAATACCGCCCAAAACAAGAACCTGGCCGATGCATTTGACCTTCGCCTGTTCTACGGACGGATCACCAAGTTCTCCAATGCCAACGATAAGGCATTCCTAGACATTTACAACGGTGAAAAAGAGGCCCTTATCAAATCCCTGAACTACGAACAGGAGCTGATGGAACTGGAACACGGTCTCTGGGAATACTAA
- a CDS encoding DUF4271 domain-containing protein, whose protein sequence is MKSIFYAFFWAFVTAIGLLGTSAHGAAKVNPPSQFFPVYNYQDDWLIYNENYKNYVPFSQGINEGTRFASLYIDLVKNRRYSLLVHSEDESYLFLEGALQSRIEPGQWRELNLDSLYRVYRKDELLLTLYGSPGIGDKTVIICNKKKLTDSETIAPARSGFINIKPIPFTPFGTFAGIALIIILILNAWIFNLNPLSFIRLINPIEFFNNDPRDQLSKINKPYSNTVIFFVVISSMMMSFTVIYLSINRLNLFSVSTILSEKTNTLQILGDFCILTLIFFLLIYAKYVFMVLAGNMLNLDKQVDIVFIKIVQSSYLFYALIFLVIFGLYSNHINWLEASRPYVLLPFLFFYLARFVGLYVVAKPAGSLINLYLFSYLCVIEIIPLIVSMKFAL, encoded by the coding sequence ATGAAGTCCATATTTTACGCTTTTTTTTGGGCTTTCGTCACGGCAATCGGCTTGTTGGGCACATCCGCGCACGGCGCGGCCAAAGTGAACCCGCCAAGCCAATTCTTTCCTGTTTATAACTACCAGGACGACTGGCTGATTTATAACGAAAACTACAAAAACTACGTCCCTTTTTCGCAAGGTATCAACGAAGGCACGCGGTTTGCGAGCCTCTATATTGATCTGGTCAAAAACAGGCGGTATTCGCTCCTGGTCCATTCCGAAGACGAAAGCTATCTTTTCCTGGAAGGTGCATTGCAAAGCCGCATTGAACCCGGCCAGTGGCGGGAGCTCAATCTCGACAGCCTTTACCGCGTTTACCGCAAAGACGAGCTACTGCTGACGCTTTACGGCAGTCCGGGCATTGGCGACAAAACCGTCATCATTTGCAACAAGAAAAAGCTAACCGATTCGGAAACCATCGCCCCGGCGCGTTCGGGTTTCATCAACATCAAGCCGATTCCCTTCACGCCGTTTGGCACATTTGCGGGCATCGCATTGATCATCATCCTGATCCTGAATGCCTGGATTTTCAACCTGAATCCGCTGTCGTTTATCCGTTTGATAAATCCTATCGAATTTTTCAACAACGACCCGCGCGATCAGTTATCGAAGATCAACAAGCCTTACAGCAACACCGTAATCTTCTTCGTCGTGATCAGTTCGATGATGATGAGCTTTACGGTCATTTACCTGTCGATCAACAGGCTTAACCTGTTCTCCGTCAGCACCATACTATCCGAAAAAACCAATACGCTGCAAATTCTCGGCGATTTCTGCATTCTCACGCTGATCTTCTTCCTGCTGATCTACGCAAAGTACGTTTTCATGGTCCTGGCGGGGAATATGCTCAATCTGGACAAGCAGGTCGACATTGTTTTTATCAAAATCGTGCAGTCGTCGTACCTCTTTTACGCGCTTATTTTTCTGGTCATTTTCGGGTTGTATTCCAATCATATCAACTGGCTGGAAGCAAGCAGGCCTTACGTATTGTTACCGTTCCTGTTTTTCTATTTGGCCCGGTTTGTGGGTCTGTATGTTGTAGCCAAGCCGGCCGGCTCGTTGATTAATCTCTATTTATTTTCTTACCTTTGTGTCATCGAAATAATCCCACTCATCGTGAGTATGAAGTTTGCTTTGTAA
- a CDS encoding uroporphyrinogen-III synthase → MSDTINFDQDRLKKVTSLLVSQSRPADENSPYYELARKYNIKVDFRPFIQVDGVSYKDFRKQKVNILDHTAVIFTSRNAIDHFFRICNEGRVEVPATMKYFCISEQTANYLQKYIVIRKRKIFTGTKTAAELIELMRKHKKEKFLYPCSDVRKNDIPEFADTEEFHFTEATMYQTVSSDLSDLEDVYYDIIAFFSPSGIKSLFDNFPDFKQNNTRIAAFGPTTAKAVEDAGLKLDIQAPLPNAPSMTGALDLYIRKANNV, encoded by the coding sequence ATGAGTGATACCATCAATTTTGATCAGGACAGGCTTAAAAAAGTAACCAGCCTTTTAGTAAGTCAATCCCGACCAGCAGACGAGAATTCACCTTATTACGAATTAGCCAGAAAGTATAATATCAAGGTTGATTTCCGCCCATTTATCCAGGTCGACGGAGTTTCCTATAAAGACTTTCGGAAGCAAAAAGTTAACATCCTGGACCACACGGCCGTTATTTTCACCAGCCGGAACGCGATCGACCATTTTTTCCGCATTTGTAACGAAGGCCGTGTAGAGGTTCCTGCAACGATGAAGTATTTCTGTATTTCGGAACAAACCGCCAACTACCTTCAGAAATACATCGTGATCCGCAAGAGAAAGATCTTTACAGGCACGAAAACTGCCGCGGAGCTGATTGAGCTGATGCGCAAGCACAAAAAGGAGAAGTTTTTGTACCCTTGCTCCGATGTTAGAAAGAACGACATCCCCGAGTTTGCTGATACCGAAGAATTCCACTTCACGGAAGCGACTATGTATCAGACGGTTTCGTCGGACCTATCGGATCTGGAAGATGTGTATTATGATATCATCGCGTTTTTCAGCCCGTCGGGAATCAAGTCACTTTTTGATAACTTCCCCGATTTCAAACAGAACAATACCCGCATTGCGGCGTTCGGTCCTACTACTGCCAAGGCGGTGGAGGATGCAGGGTTAAAGCTGGACATTCAGGCGCCGCTGCCCAACGCCCCTTCGATGACAGGCGCACTCGACCTGTACATCCGCAAGGCAAACAACGTATAA